The Pogoniulus pusillus isolate bPogPus1 chromosome 28, bPogPus1.pri, whole genome shotgun sequence genome has a segment encoding these proteins:
- the AGR2 gene encoding anterior gradient protein 2 homolog, whose amino-acid sequence MEKSYMSVFLLLIVISCTLAKDVGKKETKETTAKPKLPQTLSRGWGDQLIWTQTYEEALFRAKHSNKPLMIIHHLEDCPHSQALKKVFAEHKDIQKLAEKFILLNLVYETTDKNLAPDGQYVPRIMFIDPSLTVRADITGRYSNRLYAYEPSDISLLYSNMQKAQKLLKTEL is encoded by the exons ATGGAGAAGAGTTACATGtctgtgttcctgctgctcATTGTGATCTCCTGTACTCTGGCAAAGGATGTGGGCAAGAAAGAGACAAAGGAAACTACAGCTAAGCCAAAACTGCCTCAGACACTCTCCAGAG gctggggagacCAGCTCATCTGGACACAGACCTACGAGGAAGCCCTTTTCCGTGCCAAGCACAG caacAAACCCCTGATGATCATCCACCACTTGGAAGACTGCCCACACAGCCAAG CCCTCAAGAAGGTTTTCGCTGAACATAAAGATATACAGAAACTGGCTGAAAAATTCATTCTCCTGAATCTTGTG taTGAAACTACAGACAAGAATCTTGCTCCCGATGGCCAGTACGTCCCTCGTATTATGTTCATAG ATCCTTCCCTGACTGTGAGAGCAGACATTACTGGAAGATACTCAAACCGTCTGTATGCATATGAGCCCTCTGACATTTCGTTGT TGTATTCAAATATGCAGAAAGCGCAGAAGCTCCTGAAGACTGAGCTCTAA